In Gemmatimonas sp. UBA7669, the following are encoded in one genomic region:
- a CDS encoding Nif3-like dinuclear metal center hexameric protein, with translation MSASGIALHDVVAALDTELRTADIPDYPPAMNGLQVANRGMVHKVAVAVDASHAAVTAAAREGADLLVVHHGLFWGGAQPLTGVPYAKFSTLFGADLAVYSTHLPLDAHPTLGNNVQLAAALGLNPTAGFARFKTIEIGVSGECDEPTADLMTRVRTFAAAYGSSARSSVPVEGRRTRRWAICTGGGANSDTLREARERGIDTVIVGEGPHHTTVDAIEHDLCVIYAGHYATETLGVQAVGAWLTQRFGLPSTFLHLPTGS, from the coding sequence ATGTCTGCTTCTGGTATTGCGCTGCATGACGTGGTGGCGGCGCTCGACACGGAACTGCGCACCGCGGACATCCCCGACTATCCGCCGGCCATGAACGGCCTGCAGGTGGCCAATCGTGGGATGGTGCACAAGGTGGCCGTGGCGGTGGACGCCTCACACGCCGCCGTGACGGCGGCCGCGCGCGAAGGCGCCGACCTGCTCGTGGTGCACCACGGGCTCTTCTGGGGCGGCGCGCAGCCGCTTACGGGGGTGCCCTACGCCAAGTTCAGCACCCTCTTTGGCGCCGACCTCGCCGTCTACAGCACGCATCTGCCACTCGACGCACACCCCACGCTGGGCAACAACGTGCAGCTGGCGGCCGCGCTGGGGCTCAACCCGACGGCCGGCTTCGCGCGCTTCAAGACCATCGAGATTGGTGTGTCCGGTGAGTGCGATGAGCCGACCGCGGACCTCATGACCCGCGTGCGGACCTTTGCTGCCGCCTACGGCAGTAGCGCGCGCAGCTCGGTCCCCGTCGAAGGACGGCGCACCAGACGTTGGGCCATTTGCACGGGCGGTGGCGCCAACAGCGACACGCTGCGCGAGGCGCGCGAGCGTGGCATCGACACCGTCATTGTGGGTGAGGGGCCGCACCACACCACGGTGGACGCGATTGAACACGACCTCTGCGTGATCTATGCCGGCCACTACGCCACCGAGACACTCGGCGTGCAGGCCGTCGGCGCCTGGCTGACGCAGCGCTTCGGCCTCCCGTCAACGTTCCTGCACCTGCCCACCGGATCGTGA